In Pseudoalteromonas sp. '520P1 No. 423', the following proteins share a genomic window:
- the astD gene encoding succinylglutamate-semialdehyde dehydrogenase, whose protein sequence is MSFNVQLINGQWLIGTGPSFSSVNPSNGEVIWQGAGASEEQVDSAIKSARNAFYTWSDLESSARIEIFNKFAQLLKDNSETMATVIAKETGKPIWETRTEVGAMAGKIAISIKAHDERTGTTENPMPGAKAFIRHKPHGVVAVFGPYNFPGHLPNGHIVPALLAGNTVVFKPSELTPMVAEYTLQLWQQAGLPDGVINLVQGELETGKALASHSDIDGLFFTGSSNTGHLLHKQFAGHPGKILALEMGGNNPLIVKGVTDINSAVHDILQSAFVTSGQRCTCSRRLFIEKSANGDAILAKLIEATNNILVGESFAEPQPFMGAMISEAAALGMVKAQAEILAIGGESLVELKHLKAGTGFVSPGIVDVTNAQSLPDEEHFGPLLKVYRYTDFDAAINEGNNTSFGLSAGLLADEQADYDHFFKRIRAGIVNWNKPITGASSAAPFGGIGASGNHRASAFYAADYCAYPVASVEAQKVTMPATLAPGLSV, encoded by the coding sequence ATGAGCTTCAATGTACAACTTATAAATGGCCAATGGCTTATTGGAACCGGACCGAGCTTTTCATCAGTTAATCCTTCAAATGGTGAAGTTATTTGGCAAGGTGCGGGTGCATCAGAAGAACAAGTAGATAGTGCAATAAAATCAGCGCGCAACGCTTTTTATACTTGGTCAGATCTCGAATCAAGCGCACGTATTGAAATATTCAATAAATTTGCACAGCTATTAAAAGATAACAGTGAAACGATGGCGACTGTTATTGCTAAAGAAACAGGCAAGCCTATTTGGGAAACTCGTACAGAAGTGGGAGCGATGGCCGGTAAAATAGCTATCTCAATTAAAGCCCATGATGAACGTACAGGTACGACTGAAAACCCAATGCCTGGTGCAAAAGCATTTATTCGTCATAAACCACATGGTGTTGTTGCTGTATTTGGCCCTTATAACTTCCCAGGTCATTTACCTAACGGGCATATTGTACCTGCATTACTTGCTGGTAATACCGTAGTATTTAAACCATCTGAATTAACACCTATGGTAGCTGAATACACATTACAGCTATGGCAACAAGCCGGTTTACCAGATGGTGTAATTAACTTAGTACAAGGTGAGCTTGAAACAGGTAAAGCATTGGCTTCTCATAGTGATATAGATGGTTTATTCTTTACTGGTAGCTCTAATACGGGTCACTTATTACATAAGCAATTTGCTGGTCACCCAGGTAAAATATTAGCATTAGAAATGGGCGGAAATAACCCTCTAATCGTTAAAGGTGTTACTGATATAAATTCTGCGGTTCATGATATTTTACAATCAGCTTTTGTTACTTCTGGTCAACGTTGTACGTGTTCACGTCGTTTATTTATTGAGAAAAGCGCAAATGGCGATGCAATTTTAGCTAAATTGATTGAAGCGACTAACAACATATTAGTAGGTGAGTCTTTTGCTGAACCGCAACCTTTTATGGGGGCGATGATCTCAGAAGCAGCGGCTTTAGGTATGGTAAAAGCGCAAGCTGAAATATTAGCGATTGGTGGTGAGTCTTTAGTTGAACTTAAGCACTTAAAAGCTGGAACTGGTTTTGTATCTCCAGGTATAGTGGATGTGACAAATGCACAATCATTACCTGATGAAGAGCACTTTGGTCCACTATTAAAAGTTTACAGATATACCGACTTTGATGCAGCAATTAACGAAGGTAACAATACTTCATTTGGTTTATCTGCAGGATTATTAGCAGATGAGCAAGCAGATTACGATCATTTCTTTAAGCGTATACGCGCAGGTATCGTAAATTGGAATAAACCTATTACAGGTGCGTCAAGCGCCGCTCCTTTTGGTGGTATAGGTGCCAGTGGTAATCACAGAGCCAGTGCTTTTTATGCTGCTGACTATTGTGCATACCCTGTTGCTTCTGTTGAAGCACAAAAAGTAACTATGCCAGCAACTTTAGCGCCTGGTTTGTCAGTTTAA
- a CDS encoding Na+/H+ antiporter NhaC family protein has translation MDWITVLPPIVAITIVLWKKEVILALLMAIFSSELLLAFKDQEQSLFMGGITAIERITAVFSSPGNTRILIFSLLVGALLAYIRHSGGVTATVQMLMNKGVAKNPRQVGLMTTFTGMFIFIESNLSVLTSGILSRGLFDKFGMSRARLAYIIDSTAAPICILVLLNGWGAYVLALLSGYEFNESAASVLWGTVIYNFYPLIAITLVLFTVLSGKVYGPMKDSEIKSEVNAKHEHEFEPTKARFMLLPLGTMIFGMIAFMFYTGGGDLASGSGSKSILWATAMGCFVAYIMMLFTKKFSHQKLVKIGFSGMSELLPLVTIVLFSLALGASLKELGTGTFIAGIVGEFLPVFMIPVVLFIAGAIIAFTTGTSWGTFAILIPLAVPLIHSLGLPPSLIIAAVLGGGIFGDHCSPISDTTAVSAIASGCDLLEHVKTQLPYALFGGAITCIAYIIAGLLM, from the coding sequence ATGGATTGGATAACAGTTTTACCTCCGATTGTGGCTATCACAATTGTATTGTGGAAAAAAGAAGTCATTTTGGCTTTGTTAATGGCAATATTTTCGTCTGAACTGCTATTGGCTTTTAAAGATCAGGAACAGTCATTATTTATGGGCGGGATCACTGCAATTGAACGCATAACTGCTGTGTTTAGTAGCCCAGGTAATACTAGAATACTTATTTTTAGCTTATTAGTAGGTGCACTATTGGCATATATACGCCACTCGGGCGGTGTAACAGCGACTGTTCAAATGTTAATGAATAAAGGTGTAGCAAAAAACCCCCGTCAGGTTGGTTTAATGACCACTTTTACGGGCATGTTTATTTTTATTGAATCAAACCTCAGTGTGCTTACATCAGGTATTTTATCTAGAGGTTTATTTGATAAGTTTGGTATGAGTCGTGCGAGACTTGCTTATATCATTGATAGTACAGCTGCACCAATTTGTATTTTAGTATTATTAAATGGCTGGGGAGCGTATGTATTAGCACTGCTCAGTGGTTATGAATTTAATGAGTCTGCGGCTTCAGTTTTATGGGGCACAGTGATTTATAATTTCTATCCACTTATAGCAATCACACTTGTGTTGTTTACTGTACTTTCTGGCAAAGTCTATGGTCCTATGAAAGATAGTGAGATCAAAAGCGAAGTTAATGCGAAACACGAGCATGAATTTGAACCAACAAAAGCACGTTTTATGTTATTACCACTGGGTACTATGATATTTGGCATGATTGCTTTTATGTTCTATACCGGCGGTGGTGATTTAGCATCAGGAAGTGGTTCTAAGTCTATTTTGTGGGCTACAGCTATGGGCTGTTTTGTTGCTTATATTATGATGTTATTTACAAAAAAGTTTTCACACCAAAAGCTTGTTAAAATAGGCTTTTCAGGTATGTCGGAGTTATTACCTTTGGTTACAATTGTGCTTTTCTCTCTTGCTTTAGGCGCGAGTTTAAAAGAGCTTGGTACAGGTACTTTTATAGCAGGTATTGTAGGTGAATTTTTACCTGTATTTATGATACCTGTTGTACTGTTTATTGCTGGTGCAATTATTGCTTTTACGACGGGCACATCATGGGGCACATTTGCAATATTAATACCGCTAGCTGTACCATTGATACACTCTTTAGGTTTACCGCCTTCATTGATTATTGCTGCCGTTTTAGGTGGTGGTATATTTGGTGATCATTGCTCTCCAATATCGGATACCACAGCTGTATCAGCAATTGCATCTGGATGTGATTTATTAGAGCATGTTAAAACTCAATTACCTTATGCATTATTTGGTGGTGCGATAACTTGTATCGCCTATATTATCGCTGGTTTATTAATGTAA
- a CDS encoding response regulator, translated as MLKNKSLFKELITWFILLSLIPVSLISWFNYDQAKSSKLISAQQKLNQSSYFKKKYISNWFEYRFTDVQNQSKSKANLALIKNLSHGFSTSNFSLKSYVESSDWSNHVTTSQSDLVNFKTNYQFIYDLLLIDVKGNILFSVEKENDLGTNLISGEYAKTKFSKAFRDTIKTHKIQFSGIERYKPSLDKLAGFITSPIYDESNSLIGVFALQLNLKPVFDLITYKEFNNSSHTHYIVDQNGILQTPIRDDWEQVLNKKFSNKNLMPTEADHTTISTAYLMPEANAVFAVHKVINLRNIQWILISEVNELEALSAANSMLSTSSIFVFIIMVIMLFIAIIQVRKITIPINELAKASQNFALGEAGQKVVIHSNNEIGKLASSFNNMILARNEYEENIKKSNHEVKAALDELSHQQYALDQHSLVAITDGKGTITYVNERFCHISGYDKEELINNNHRILNSGYHPISFFKDMYQLIAKGKVWHGEVCNKNKTGELYWVDTTIIPFLNNKNKVFKYIAIRTDITKRKHIEQQNKMLHSNTNIKFNIAQNLAQHSSLKRRIQEALESSFEITILQNHKKAGLYLFEENTLSLCHFSGHFSKDIIKEEQINKIYKLTQKVLESKNILFIKDSYSDLKKHSDLPEILNHNLLVIPIFNHLSDVLSEPIGGLFFYCDSNIEINEYLDLMDEITNLFAAAVMRENARKLLKQATESAEQNSQLKGEFLASMSHEIRTPMNGVLGMLGLLLNTELNVDQLHKASLAKSSAESLLVLINDILDFSKVEAGKMNLEYIDFNLRGMFGELTESMALRAHEKSLELILDLTEIEYSMVKGDPGRIRQILTNIVGNAIKFTSLGEVRISASMTKVNCELLELKCQVTDTGIGIPKGNLNSLFDTFTQVDASTTRKYGGTGLGLAISKKLCELMNGEISIESEEGKGSCFTFTVELQNSTQSQKVLPLIDISKLCILIVDDNKTNREVLRGQIEHWGANVHEASGAAHALDILNTTQFDVALLDMQMPDMDGAELGKQIKNNKALSDLKLVMMTSISNSDEIEFFAKIGFDAYFPKPATTSDLFNALNVVVDNGEARHNASPIVTHNYLQTLLPTNQNHNIKLLLVEDNKVNQLVAMGILNELGYKADVVKNGQEAIDALKRSRSDSPFNLILMDCQMPILDGYKTTQAIRSGDAGLRYTDTLIIAMTANVMQGDREKCINCGMNDYLSKPIDPLSLQEKLKLWLSGKNYQHIKIDSIKLTNNEEELLQVPNNVNNENSETLVAWDQDSALKRVLNKEKLLKSLIEIFLTEMPSRLIDLKTAINNQDNESIKSISHTIKGVAANLSALKLQHFSFEFEKAGKLAITQRYYPLYLQLDAAYTEITNLFKSYISDETTHEKIQPSKAVSIKQYTELIVSLTEIKLRIENNDYVEPDEISNFLQWDLNKNLVDKLHLLETQIGQFEILSALENIEVISNHITKKIKSEGSNNE; from the coding sequence TTGCTTAAAAATAAATCATTATTCAAAGAGTTAATTACCTGGTTTATACTTTTGTCTTTGATCCCTGTGAGTCTCATTTCTTGGTTTAATTATGACCAAGCCAAATCTAGTAAGCTGATCTCTGCACAACAAAAATTAAACCAATCCTCTTATTTTAAAAAAAAATATATTTCAAATTGGTTTGAATATAGGTTCACAGATGTACAAAATCAATCCAAATCAAAAGCCAACTTAGCTTTAATTAAAAACCTGAGTCATGGTTTTAGTACGAGCAATTTTTCACTTAAATCTTATGTTGAGAGCTCTGATTGGTCAAATCACGTTACCACTTCTCAATCCGACTTAGTAAATTTTAAAACTAATTATCAATTTATATATGACTTATTGTTAATTGATGTTAAAGGTAACATCCTCTTTTCAGTAGAAAAAGAAAATGATCTTGGCACAAATTTAATATCAGGAGAATACGCAAAAACAAAATTTTCAAAAGCATTTAGAGACACTATAAAAACCCATAAAATACAGTTCTCCGGAATAGAACGATATAAACCATCTCTTGATAAATTAGCTGGTTTTATAACATCTCCTATTTATGATGAATCAAATTCACTTATAGGTGTCTTTGCTTTGCAATTAAATTTAAAACCTGTATTTGATTTAATTACATATAAAGAGTTCAATAATAGTTCACATACCCACTATATCGTTGATCAAAATGGTATTTTACAAACCCCTATTAGAGATGATTGGGAACAGGTTTTAAATAAAAAATTCTCAAATAAAAACCTGATGCCTACGGAAGCTGACCATACAACTATCTCTACCGCCTATTTAATGCCTGAAGCTAATGCCGTTTTTGCCGTCCATAAAGTTATTAATCTAAGGAATATTCAATGGATTTTAATCAGCGAAGTGAATGAACTAGAAGCACTTTCAGCCGCAAATTCAATGTTATCCACTTCATCAATCTTTGTTTTCATTATCATGGTAATAATGCTATTTATTGCCATTATACAAGTTAGAAAAATAACAATACCTATAAATGAACTTGCTAAAGCAAGTCAAAATTTTGCGCTAGGAGAAGCTGGTCAAAAAGTTGTTATCCACTCAAATAATGAAATTGGTAAATTAGCGAGTTCTTTTAATAACATGATCTTAGCGCGTAATGAATATGAGGAAAATATTAAAAAAAGTAATCATGAAGTAAAAGCTGCACTTGATGAATTATCACATCAGCAATACGCACTAGATCAGCACTCCTTAGTTGCCATCACAGATGGTAAAGGCACTATCACCTATGTGAATGAAAGATTTTGTCACATATCAGGTTATGACAAAGAAGAATTAATTAATAATAATCATAGAATTTTAAATTCTGGCTATCACCCAATATCTTTCTTTAAAGATATGTATCAACTAATCGCAAAGGGAAAAGTATGGCATGGTGAGGTCTGCAACAAAAATAAAACAGGTGAATTATACTGGGTAGACACAACCATCATTCCTTTTTTGAATAATAAAAATAAAGTATTTAAATATATTGCGATCCGCACAGATATTACAAAAAGAAAACACATAGAGCAGCAAAATAAAATGCTACATTCAAATACTAATATTAAATTTAATATTGCTCAAAACCTTGCACAACATAGTTCTTTAAAACGTCGTATACAAGAAGCTTTAGAAAGTAGCTTTGAAATTACAATATTACAAAACCACAAAAAAGCAGGTTTATATTTATTTGAAGAAAATACTTTAAGTCTATGTCATTTTAGTGGTCACTTTTCAAAAGATATAATTAAAGAAGAACAAATTAATAAGATATATAAATTAACTCAAAAAGTGCTAGAAAGTAAAAATATCCTATTTATAAAAGATAGTTACAGTGACCTTAAAAAACACAGTGACTTACCTGAAATACTTAATCATAATTTGCTTGTGATCCCTATTTTTAACCATCTTTCTGATGTATTAAGTGAGCCGATCGGCGGGTTATTTTTTTACTGTGATTCTAATATAGAAATAAATGAATATCTGGATTTAATGGATGAAATAACAAATCTGTTTGCCGCTGCTGTCATGAGGGAGAATGCCAGAAAACTATTAAAACAAGCGACTGAATCTGCAGAACAAAATAGCCAACTTAAAGGTGAATTTTTAGCAAGTATGAGTCATGAAATTCGTACACCGATGAATGGTGTACTAGGCATGTTAGGTTTACTGCTAAATACAGAGCTCAATGTTGATCAACTCCATAAAGCATCTTTAGCAAAATCCAGTGCTGAATCATTACTAGTTTTAATCAATGATATTTTAGATTTTTCTAAAGTTGAAGCCGGTAAAATGAACTTAGAATATATTGACTTTAATTTACGGGGTATGTTTGGAGAGTTAACAGAATCAATGGCACTTCGTGCACATGAGAAAAGCCTAGAACTGATCTTAGATCTAACAGAGATCGAATATTCTATGGTTAAAGGCGATCCCGGCAGAATACGTCAAATTCTCACTAATATTGTAGGTAATGCAATTAAGTTTACAAGTTTAGGGGAGGTGCGGATCAGTGCTTCAATGACAAAAGTAAACTGTGAATTATTAGAACTCAAATGCCAAGTTACAGATACTGGTATTGGGATCCCAAAAGGTAACTTAAATAGCCTATTTGATACTTTTACCCAAGTCGATGCTTCAACAACAAGAAAATATGGTGGTACAGGTCTTGGTTTAGCTATATCTAAAAAACTCTGTGAATTAATGAACGGGGAGATTTCAATTGAAAGTGAAGAAGGCAAAGGCAGTTGCTTTACATTTACTGTGGAATTACAAAACAGTACACAATCTCAAAAAGTACTACCACTAATTGATATTAGTAAATTATGTATTTTAATAGTAGATGATAATAAAACAAATAGAGAAGTCTTACGAGGTCAGATCGAGCATTGGGGTGCAAATGTTCATGAAGCAAGCGGTGCAGCTCATGCTTTAGATATACTCAATACAACACAATTTGATGTTGCATTACTCGATATGCAAATGCCAGATATGGATGGTGCAGAACTCGGTAAACAGATTAAAAATAATAAAGCTTTGAGTGATTTAAAATTAGTCATGATGACATCAATATCTAATTCAGATGAAATCGAATTTTTCGCAAAAATTGGTTTTGATGCTTATTTTCCGAAACCTGCTACAACATCAGATTTATTCAACGCACTCAATGTTGTTGTTGATAATGGTGAAGCTCGCCACAACGCATCCCCTATTGTTACCCATAATTATTTGCAAACATTACTACCCACAAACCAAAACCACAATATAAAACTATTATTAGTAGAAGATAACAAAGTAAACCAACTTGTAGCTATGGGGATTTTAAATGAACTAGGGTACAAAGCTGATGTTGTAAAAAACGGTCAAGAAGCGATTGATGCATTAAAAAGATCAAGAAGTGATTCACCATTTAACTTAATTTTAATGGACTGCCAGATGCCAATTTTGGATGGTTATAAAACCACTCAAGCAATACGTAGTGGTGATGCTGGCCTAAGATATACAGATACACTCATTATTGCAATGACTGCCAACGTCATGCAGGGAGACCGTGAAAAATGTATTAATTGCGGTATGAATGACTATTTAAGTAAACCAATCGATCCATTATCATTACAAGAAAAATTAAAGTTATGGCTCAGTGGTAAAAATTATCAGCATATAAAAATTGACTCCATCAAATTAACAAATAATGAGGAGGAATTATTGCAAGTTCCTAATAATGTAAACAATGAAAATTCTGAAACTTTAGTAGCTTGGGATCAAGATAGCGCACTCAAGCGAGTATTAAATAAAGAAAAATTATTAAAGTCGCTTATTGAAATATTTCTCACTGAAATGCCGTCCCGTTTAATTGATTTAAAAACAGCTATTAATAATCAAGATAATGAATCTATAAAATCAATTTCCCATACCATAAAAGGCGTAGCAGCAAATCTCAGTGCATTAAAGTTACAACACTTTTCATTTGAGTTCGAAAAAGCAGGTAAATTAGCAATAACACAACGGTATTATCCCCTTTATTTACAATTAGATGCTGCCTATACAGAAATCACAAATCTGTTTAAGTCATATATTAGTGACGAAACAACACATGAAAAAATACAACCGAGTAAAGCTGTTTCAATAAAACAATATACTGAATTAATAGTAAGTCTGACTGAGATAAAGCTGCGAATAGAAAACAATGATTATGTTGAGCCTGATGAAATTTCAAACTTTCTTCAATGGGATTTAAATAAAAATTTAGTAGATAAATTGCATTTACTCGAAACTCAGATTGGCCAATTTGAAATATTATCTGCATTAGAAAATATAGAGGTAATTTCAAATCATATTACAAAAAAAATCAAAAGCGAAGGGTCTAATAATGAATAA
- a CDS encoding DUF1338 domain-containing protein: protein MHKNVDTLFENLWTDYLAVTPSAKKVHELLGSTQQDDVINDHIALRTFNIEKVGLEKLAAHFKAVGYTECGEYHFDSKHLYAKHFEHSDPTKPKVFISELLVEKFSDELQKVITDIVDQVDEAAVTAENFIYSGTHWSIDSDTYKMLLKESEYAAWTAAWGYRANHFTVSINYLAGFDTIEAVNQKLIDANFEMNTTGGLVKGSPEVLLEQSSTLADNFNVKFSDCEMQIPSCFYEFALRYNKPDGEVYTGFVAASADKIFESTNAR from the coding sequence ATGCACAAAAATGTAGATACACTTTTTGAAAACTTATGGACTGACTACTTAGCAGTGACTCCATCAGCTAAAAAAGTTCATGAATTATTAGGCTCTACGCAACAAGATGATGTGATTAATGATCATATTGCACTTCGTACTTTTAATATTGAAAAAGTAGGCTTAGAAAAGCTCGCTGCACACTTTAAAGCCGTTGGTTACACTGAATGTGGTGAATATCATTTTGATTCAAAACATTTATACGCTAAACACTTTGAACATTCAGATCCAACTAAACCTAAAGTATTTATCTCTGAGCTATTAGTTGAAAAGTTCTCTGATGAACTGCAAAAAGTTATCACAGATATTGTTGATCAAGTAGATGAAGCAGCGGTTACTGCTGAAAACTTTATTTATTCAGGTACGCATTGGTCAATTGATTCTGACACTTACAAAATGTTATTAAAAGAAAGTGAGTATGCTGCGTGGACTGCGGCATGGGGATACCGTGCAAACCACTTTACAGTAAGTATTAACTACTTAGCCGGCTTTGATACAATTGAAGCGGTTAATCAAAAATTGATTGATGCTAATTTTGAGATGAATACAACAGGTGGGCTTGTTAAAGGTTCTCCTGAAGTATTACTTGAGCAATCATCAACACTTGCTGATAACTTTAATGTTAAATTTAGCGATTGTGAGATGCAGATCCCTAGCTGTTTCTATGAATTTGCTTTACGTTATAACAAACCTGATGGCGAAGTATATACTGGTTTTGTTGCGGCTTCTGCAGATAAAATATTTGAAAGCACAAACGCTAGATAA
- a CDS encoding diguanylate cyclase — protein MNNKPLILIVDDSPTNIQLLAACLKNDYRLKIATSGEQCLQLISDNIEPDLILLDVEMPGLSGYQVCAKLKVKDSTASIPIIFVTGRQGDEDETKGLRLGAVDYITKPIRPAIVVARVNTHITLKLQHDKLISIAMHDQLTGLYNRHYLLEVATQKVSEALRHKYPLCVLMIDIDHFKSINDTYGHHCGDLILKAVATELSIGNREEDITARFGGEEFVVIFDHCHFVDAQKKANAILKLIEELKPEGLTVTVSIGLAKLIKSDEHFSNLLKRADLALYEAKGKGRNRVEAAVAPNN, from the coding sequence ATGAATAATAAACCGCTAATATTAATAGTCGATGATTCGCCAACAAATATTCAACTACTTGCAGCATGTTTAAAGAACGACTATAGACTAAAAATAGCAACAAGTGGTGAACAATGCTTACAACTGATAAGCGACAATATTGAACCAGATCTGATCCTATTAGATGTTGAAATGCCAGGATTGAGTGGTTATCAAGTGTGTGCAAAATTAAAAGTTAAAGATTCCACGGCATCAATTCCAATCATTTTTGTAACAGGACGTCAAGGAGATGAAGACGAGACAAAAGGCCTCAGATTAGGTGCGGTTGATTACATCACAAAACCAATACGACCAGCAATTGTTGTCGCTAGAGTAAATACCCATATCACATTAAAGTTACAGCACGATAAATTAATAAGCATTGCAATGCATGATCAATTAACCGGATTATACAATCGTCATTACTTGCTAGAAGTTGCAACTCAAAAAGTTTCAGAAGCTTTGAGGCACAAATATCCATTATGTGTATTAATGATTGATATAGACCACTTTAAATCAATAAACGATACATATGGTCATCACTGCGGAGATCTGATTTTAAAAGCAGTAGCAACTGAGCTCTCAATTGGTAATAGAGAAGAAGATATCACTGCACGTTTTGGCGGTGAAGAATTTGTAGTCATATTCGACCACTGTCACTTTGTTGATGCACAAAAGAAAGCAAATGCTATTCTTAAACTAATCGAAGAATTAAAACCTGAAGGATTGACTGTTACTGTGAGTATAGGATTAGCTAAATTAATAAAATCCGATGAGCATTTTTCAAATCTACTAAAACGTGCAGACTTAGCTTTATATGAAGCCAAAGGAAAAGGGAGAAATAGAGTGGAAGCAGCGGTCGCACCAAACAATTAA
- a CDS encoding DUF368 domain-containing protein, with protein MSVSKQTNKDYLLLFFKGAGMGAADVVPGVSGGTIAFITGIYQRLLNAIQSVNLEAAKLLFQKGSLINNIKSLWQHIDGNFLLAVFSGLLTSAISLAKIITFMLANHPIYVWSFFFGLIIASFIHIAKQVETWNIKTILSCIFGAVLAFTITTLSPTDVEPQWWYYTAAGAIAICAMILPGISGSFILLLLGMYAHVLSAVNSLAFDLIFLFITGCIIGLMAFSRVLTWLLKHYHQITFALLSGFLVGSLNLLWPWKQVLTTYTNSKGIIKPLSQKNILPDTFLQLTGQDPKQVTAISLMLFGLLLILFIEKLSKK; from the coding sequence ATGTCAGTGAGTAAACAAACAAACAAAGATTATTTATTATTGTTTTTTAAAGGAGCAGGAATGGGAGCAGCTGATGTTGTTCCTGGTGTATCAGGCGGTACCATCGCTTTTATAACCGGTATTTATCAAAGATTACTCAATGCTATTCAAAGCGTTAATTTAGAAGCGGCTAAACTATTATTTCAAAAGGGTAGCCTAATAAATAATATTAAATCGTTATGGCAGCATATTGATGGTAATTTTTTATTAGCGGTATTTTCGGGCTTGCTCACAAGCGCAATTTCACTCGCTAAAATCATCACTTTTATGTTAGCTAACCATCCTATTTATGTATGGTCATTTTTCTTTGGTTTAATAATCGCCTCATTTATACATATTGCTAAGCAAGTCGAAACTTGGAATATTAAAACCATATTAAGCTGTATTTTTGGTGCTGTTTTAGCATTTACTATCACCACATTAAGCCCAACCGATGTTGAGCCACAATGGTGGTATTACACAGCTGCAGGTGCTATAGCAATTTGTGCAATGATATTACCCGGCATATCTGGCAGTTTTATATTACTATTACTTGGCATGTATGCACATGTATTAAGTGCAGTTAATTCTTTAGCATTTGATTTAATATTTTTATTTATCACAGGTTGTATTATCGGCTTAATGGCCTTTTCACGGGTATTAACTTGGTTACTTAAACATTATCATCAAATCACTTTCGCATTGTTATCTGGATTTTTAGTCGGTTCTTTAAATTTATTATGGCCATGGAAACAAGTACTTACTACATATACAAACTCTAAGGGGATCATTAAACCATTAAGCCAAAAGAATATCTTACCAGATACCTTTTTGCAGTTAACAGGGCAAGATCCTAAGCAAGTTACGGCAATTTCATTAATGTTATTCGGCTTATTGTTAATCTTATTTATTGAAAAGCTCAGCAAAAAATAA